Genomic segment of Vicugna pacos unplaced genomic scaffold, VicPac4 scaffold_20, whole genome shotgun sequence:
tcatcatgctgaaaatgtctctccttacacagattcattatcatggtggcccaattttttttttatttcaatttgaaattatataggcagaggtatcttttcaccaattgttacatcaatgttttgaactattttaatatacatgctgtttactaaaataaaattgtataacatgagagttgtggattaagttttatttggggcaaaatgaggactataatctaggagacagcacctcagatggctctgaggaccttttctgaagaggcagggggaaattcaatattatatatgtaattttagtgaaggggattacgtgcaatcaaacacacattgagttcttttgccagttatgaggagcagacgtcaccattaatgaattttgtgctcttctagatataaggagatgcaagaattggggcttataaaatcttctcctgaaaacatctatctgaagctctattttgtcagtttccccacagcacaaagtgctccattcctgatctccactgtgaacttttagggagtgatggaggtcagcggctacagtggcttgtgattggttatagtaccaagcagaggtagctggcaaatgttataaacgattattccccttaacatttttatttgaatcattttttgcttacttttttctccattataattttatattatacttaaaatataaagacttatgattgataaaaattcactgttaaatcttttatttgtaaatattagaaaagaaagttatttttgctatctcaacttctttataattttcttttaattgtatctgtgttattaaccatataataatcaataatgcaaattgatataaagtaacatgcatttacaaaatcaaacaagttagacggaagtatcattttaagaattacttttatttattggcatttattttgaaatattttcaaaatagacgtgatccttattttgtctacctgtagattcaataccctttaacatagcatttatataatcatatcgtacttcttaaattttaaaaaatgtatcctttacttagtatttatatttattttttaggataaatatatagttaccattccttctgattctttgaatgtcttggtattactttggcttaactacaaacataacaacattagtggtaacacaattatagaattataatattttttcttaaagctttatagctatttccataatatttggtggctagtcagtctttaatagaagaagacaaggcaattctttgttttctctatagaagtaattttgttttttgttttttttctggtccacttttaaatttaacattttgaaatagatatagatatatatctattttgcattataattaagctttaaacatggtatattcttttacttatcttgataggcctatttccctgccctgggaacaaatctggatatccaaaagtttggcacattttcttggttgttctctgattgcttagagtcaggtcatacccatgctttagctactgcactggatgactgaatttctaatgctatttccgtcttttgagctgcagtttcattaaatttatgtattatttattgtagaagcaaataaaagcttatatttgtaggtaaatggcataagttttagtggaatgtggaggtcacaatacaaatgtttagttgatatagatctttactctaaataatgatgtaattttttgatgttaggttgccttcctgctttccttccctcttcttttctttctttttgattgggttttttggctctaaaatttatttttttggcaaaatcttatttgaattgatacagagatgaaggatacatacacacacataaatgtctatataagctctgctaaataatcataaaatctgtttctcgaatcaattcaaaatattttaagaatgctgctttccttgaattaaacttaattcttctcacttatttattaagcagcattcctttgtcatgcactgactacagccttgttcttccattaagtaattgtgttttataaatttgcaagcaaccagagtgatttcagaatttgttaaagatttacaaaaaattgacatgatcttaaccgcatgctgctattgccaatatgcccgttagagtgatgattttactaaaagcaatgtctaactccttcacattcctacaataatggcattattatactacaaaagatgacatcttcaaataaaaatgtctaactctataacaatattccatgaattcacttattacacaatattaacaaactacttaaagaatgaatcaaaaccatataagatattatttcacatgtattggaaaaaataatacgatgaagtaaattaaatctaatagtgttaaaatgttcaaagcctttctaatgataaaaactttaaatataaaatattctacttcaaaaatgctttcagagatgttataaatggtgagaggattatatatcatatatagttttctgtttatgaatttgattatagcaatggaacagtgtaatattaaatttaaaaaaatgcatatcaattgaagatataaattaacctcaaatttgggttgtaaataattttatatttagctttcagttttctttatgcgtttttatataatttcaggaaaataattatcatataaaaatgtacagatatgagtttttatctaatatgtatcaatctcaagagttctaaaacccctccatttccttctttccttccttcctctttccttccttggtataaaagttaattgttggcaatattttatcagaacttataatgtgaatgaaggatgaaagatatatacatatatacacacacacatatagtgatgatccaacttggaataaatatttccatatttctatgaaaaaatatgaatgaatttaactatagtatgtaattccttaacatttttcataatatagagtatatgtacttacaacttcatacagtgaacttaattgttgaatatcaaccttcatgcatggaagagtttttatgttattataaagtatactttaataattgtgataaaggagaattacatggtgttaaggaattatgttaatgtaatgggctttatgaattcacaaattagctgagcaatgagagtgattggaattagataggcaaatcccttgaggggagtaggggattgatctgtaaaagattatttctaagagtgagaatagcatgtgcatgcccctgtagcatgagggaacatagttaagtacgaggattgtcagaagtatatctatgataatgatcctgaaggtgaacaaggagtgatttgaggctactaacaagggtaaggccaaatatgtaacagtcaacatattatagcaggctgtccggcgagccggccctccgcccgcgccgcggggtgggcaagcgccccgcaggggtctcgggctcccagcccactgcccggcctccctgccacatgctatgcgtcatccggggacgcccctcgccaagagagaccctcaatcacaagtcacccgccctccccaccctcctgtccgtgccttgcaaccccgcccccgaaccgccctcccgatccccgtgTAGTACCCCCCGTCCatcgccgggaagaacggcagtaactccagcagccgtggcggctctttgagtccaaggggcgagcgaggcagccattggcggaggccgctgcctctggctgtcaatcccgcggcccggccccgccccaccggcggagcgtggcaggacgcagggccgcggggactgtcgggacgattccaagatggccgcgcgcttggggtccgcaactgctggcgtccccgagccccgttcactgccaccgctgctgaccagaGACGCCGGTCGGATCGGCGACCCCGGGGGCtgtccccgcgtggcgggaggccgccatggcgaccctggaaaagatggtgaaggacttcgagtccctcaagtccttccagcagccgccgccgccgcctcagccccctaagccggcatcgcagccgccgccgcttcatccCTTCAGCcgataccgccgccgatgccgcctcagccccctcagccggcaccgccgcccgcccagccccctcagccggcaccgcagccgccgccgcctcggacccctcagccggcaccgcagccgccgaacacccagccccctcacccggcaccgcagccgccaccgcttcagccggtaccggcgccgatgccgcctcagcaggcacggcagccgacgccgtctcagccccttcagccggcatcgcagccgccgccgcctcggccccctcagccggaacagccgcctcagccggtaacgccgccgatgccgcctcagccccttcagccggcaccgcagcctctaccggcaccgccgcccgcccagccccctcagctggcaccgcagccgccgccgcttcagccgggaccgccgccgatgccgcctcagccccctcagccggcactgcagccgccgccgcctcggccccctcagccggaacagccgcctcagcaggtaacgccgccgatgccgcctcagccccttcagccggcaccgcagccgccgccgcctcggccccttcagccggcatcgcagcctctaccgccaccgccgcccgcccagccccctcagccggcaccgcagccgccgaacctccagccccctcacccggcaccgcagccgccaccgcttcagccggtaccggcgccgatgccgcctcagcaggcacggccgccgacgccgtctcagccccttcagccggcatcgcagcctcaaccgccatcgccgccctcccagccccctcagccgacaccgcaaccgccgccgcttcagccccttcagccggcaccgcagcctctaccggcaccgccgcccgcccagccccctcagctggcaccgcagccgccgccgcttcagccgggaccgccgccgatgccgcctcagccccctcagccggcaccgcagccgccgccgcatcggacccctcagcctgcaccgcagccgccgaacctccagccccctcacccggcaccgcagccgccaccgcttcagccggtaccggcgccgatccgcctcagcaggcacggccgccgacgccgtctcagccccttcagccggcatcgcagcctcaaccgccatcgccaccctcccagccccctcagccgacaccgcaaccgccgccgcttcagccccttcagccggcaccgcagcctctaccggcaccgccgcccgcccagccccctcagctggcaccgcagccgccgccgcttcagccgggaccgccgccgatgccgcctcagccccctcagccggcactgcagccgccgccgcctcggccccctcagccggaacagccgcctcagcaggtaacgccgccgatgccgcctcagccccttcagccggcaccgcagccgccgccgcctcggccccttcagccggcaccgcagcctctaccgccaccgccgcccgcccacccccctcAGCCGTcaccgcagccgccgaccccccagccccctcagccggcaccgcagccgccgccgccgcctcggccccctcacccggtacctccactgctgccgcctcagccccttcagccggcaccgccgcctcaactgccaccgccgcccgcccagctgtgggtcaggagccgctgcacagacggtgagtccctgcgggcccctccccagccctgcgcgtgtctccgtccctccctcggcctcccacgaaggccccgaagcggtccgggccccacgcctctgctttcccggctgTGAAACTTGGGAAGGAAAggggctgtgttgtgatccgaggccgcgcgtcctgttcggcttcctctgagccactccccacccctctcctcctctgggccaggtgtaacattttgtcttcccttttcaactgacggtttaaaacagtgtttcagataactgtcaaaacactgtacatgcaaaatattaggttaacttaagggaaggagtaggagagaagggggaaaggagcgaagttcaccggtcacttctgtgggggagggttaagtggtcacagtggtgaacgcgtaactgctacatggcccagtgcgcttaccatcatagtcgttactgttactaaccccagacagttctggtattaaggaggcatgaccacagaacatgtgctcattgagcttaattttacacaaacagtaagttttccacggaatcaagacaggcagtaaacgccagctgcagaggacagcttgtgcagggctgggaaagagcatggcatgatcagaactttagtttgactggcttgaaatgtagagggaaagggaaacttcacactgatgaatcagagaggagatagctgttttttattaaactaaaatggttgaatgagccttgttgattaatgatttgccttagcaatttgaatttggattctgcaagtattttataagttctgtaagaagcttgttttaaaatttcagaactcttaaggtattagaagttcagttttattttataagaatttttaaaaagtgtttatttaactcaattagaacagagttcctttaacataggagactttattatctcatgtattaataccctctagaggtacacaatgaaaaatgtgatttataaacagatacatacagacagaaggaaaacagagcatgtagcttcagtaacagtttaagagaaaagtcagaaacagaaatcttccctggtcaaaataccaaaaaaagcacctggggcttatatcccttaattgatttgagctctaaatggacaaatacacatttttttttaaaaaaaaattgctaagaacaagattctttttcatgttgagtaataattttggagtttaaataaataccaacaatagagctatgagggaggaaaaatataaaatactgatttttttatttgatttcaccgtaaggtgcattcttaaatacataggagacaactgtcatgatttgcacaactcgcttgcaaatagttcaacagtattaacaatgattgaatttaggtggtgggcatatgggaatttatcatcttattaaacagttttctgtacttctgagacttataataaaacattggaaggaacctgttagacataatgctctatgtgaagtaatttgttccctttgtgaaattctaggaaggttaaaatgcatgttcataacttcaagaaagtcacaagcatttatgatgtaatcagaactacctgaggatctgtgaaacttggtgagttggtgaattttttaaaatgtcttaaaacattttgtttttacaaagattacaggagtaagagaaggtaaatcttaatcaactcttaatatttttttcctggttgatgtgatataattaaatgtggggaaaaaaaggtaaattctaaaaggagacagtaccttgatggttttctatggaggaaactcaagcaggaggaagtttaatttaaaaacataaattactgctttttataatacattctaagttgtcattcttttgaatgccttcctttccagacagatgtgttattctgggagatcatcaggacttctgggtatttggaggtattgacctaaccagtggaactgctgatttataagaagttgtccagaattttggaaaactgattagtagaggtaaataatgtttccatggcaagtgatgacagaaagtgacttcagtgaattttcctttgtttttaggcagatgtacctaaccatgtatgttaacaatgatttcaagctgaagactgagaagaactgccatttttgccagctgggatgcagaaaaatttggacttctgggttccacaaatgggctgaggtaactaagacagtaaacatatcttcttggtcaacatgtatctcagggtaatcacagatgtgttccattacctgatactgttttaaattggataaaaacaagaaaatttaagaaatagagtttgtttttgcttttacatcagtttggcaaaacagaacaacctcttaattactaagcacaaaccaattttttcattatttttaaaatattttagtttctatttatattggttttgtgataagtaagtaaaatctgtaagctcagaaaatagtcaaacctaggaaactacttctgacaagtgaattagcctattgaaaatctgatttagatccttggcattaattttcaagtttttacagtttccttggatttcttctatccaggaaaacaacatgctcttcttagatgactatactctgattatagtctctcctttatggattcaacac
This window contains:
- the LOC140693727 gene encoding uncharacterized protein, with the protein product MMLDMCLVREPGKFQRMTSSPSSPSSSRRRRLSPLSRHRSRRRFIPSADTAADAASAPSAGTAARPAPSAGTAAAAASDPSAGTAAAEHPAPSPGTAAATASAGTGADAASAGTAADAVSAPSAGIAAAAASAPSAGTAASAGNAADAASAPSAGTAASTGTAARPAPSAGTAADAVSAPSAGIAAAAASAPSAGTAASAGNAADAASAPSAGTAASTGTAARPAPSAGTAAAAASAGTAADAASAPSAGTAAAAASAPSAGTAASAGNAADAASAPSAGTAAAAASAPSAGIAASTATAARPAPSAGTAAAEPPAPSPGTAAATASAGTGADAASAGTAADAVSAPSAGIAASTAIAALPAPSADTATAAASAPSAGTAASTGTAARPAPSAGTAAAAASAGTAADAASAPSAGTAAAAASDPSACTAAAEPPAPSPGTAAATASAGTGADPPQQARPPTPSQPLQPASQPQPPSPPSQPPQPTPQPPPLQPLQPAPQPLPAPPPAQPPQLAPQPPPLQPGPPPMPPQPPQPALQPPPPRPPQPEQPPQQVTPPMPPQPLQPAPQPPPPRPLQPAPQPLPPPPPAHPPQPSPQPPTPQPPQPAPQPPPPPRPPHPVPPLLPPQPLQPAPPPQLPPPPAQLWVRSRCTDGRLKCMFITSRKSQAFMM